In one window of Chryseobacterium sp. JV274 DNA:
- a CDS encoding FKBP-type peptidyl-prolyl cis-trans isomerase, whose translation MGVADMLFKRKKELAEKNLKEGKEYMEEYGKRESVVQLPSGLQYEIITEGDGPKPGPKSTVKCHYHGTTISGKVFDSSVKRGTPASFPLNRVISGWTEALQLMPVGSKWRLIIPPHLAYGDQEISKEIGPNSTLVFEVELLDIK comes from the coding sequence ATGGGAGTAGCAGATATGTTATTTAAACGTAAAAAAGAATTGGCAGAAAAGAACCTGAAAGAGGGTAAAGAATATATGGAAGAGTATGGTAAGAGAGAAAGCGTTGTGCAATTACCAAGCGGTTTACAGTATGAGATCATTACAGAAGGAGACGGTCCAAAACCAGGTCCTAAATCTACTGTAAAATGTCACTATCACGGAACCACTATTTCCGGTAAAGTATTCGATAGCTCAGTAAAAAGAGGTACACCTGCATCTTTCCCTTTAAACAGAGTGATCTCAGGGTGGACAGAGGCACTTCAGCTGATGCCGGTTGGAAGCAAATGGAGATTGATCATTCCACCGCATTTAGCTTATGGAGATCAGGAGATCAGCAAAGAAATCGGACCAAACAGTACGCTTGTTTTTGAAGTTGAATTACTGGATATTAAATAA
- a CDS encoding Rrf2 family transcriptional regulator, which translates to MNNTRFATAIHIMTLLAKSPQEWLTSEWIAGSINVNPVIIRKEISVLREAGLMISRQGKEGGSQLGKNAELITISEIYKAVKNTEVLGKKNQNPNPACSVGKEINVHLNTLFEETDHLVVKFLGDKSLQEFADQFE; encoded by the coding sequence ATGAACAATACAAGATTTGCTACGGCAATACATATCATGACATTATTGGCGAAGAGCCCTCAGGAGTGGCTTACTTCCGAGTGGATCGCCGGTAGTATCAATGTGAATCCGGTGATTATCCGAAAGGAGATCAGCGTATTAAGAGAAGCAGGTCTGATGATTAGCAGACAAGGGAAAGAAGGAGGAAGTCAGCTTGGCAAAAATGCAGAACTGATCACCATTTCGGAGATCTATAAAGCAGTAAAAAATACAGAAGTATTGGGTAAAAAAAATCAGAATCCTAATCCGGCCTGCAGTGTTGGAAAGGAAATTAACGTTCATTTAAATACATTATTTGAAGAAACAGATCATTTGGTAGTAAAGTTTTTAGGAGACAAGTCATTACAGGAATTCGCTGACCAGTTCGAGTAA
- a CDS encoding NAD(P)-dependent oxidoreductase, translating into MKKVAVIGATGFVGAHVVAELADRGYAVEALVRDASKVKSQANVTAKSVDVNNVDDLAEALKGSDAVISTFNAGWTNPNLYNDFLNGSENIQKAVEQSGVKRLIVVGGAGSLYTPDNIQIVDTPDFPDAYKPGATAARDYLNKIKENNTLDWTFFSPAVEMNPANVGERTGKYRTSLETPVFDENGRSRLSVEDVAVVLVDELEQNNHIRERFTAAY; encoded by the coding sequence ATGAAAAAAGTAGCAGTAATCGGTGCAACAGGATTTGTAGGTGCACACGTAGTAGCAGAATTAGCAGACAGAGGATATGCTGTAGAAGCATTGGTAAGAGATGCATCTAAGGTAAAATCACAGGCAAATGTAACAGCAAAAAGCGTTGATGTAAACAATGTAGATGACTTGGCTGAAGCACTAAAAGGAAGCGACGCTGTCATCAGTACTTTCAACGCAGGATGGACGAATCCTAATCTTTATAACGATTTTTTGAATGGTTCTGAGAATATTCAAAAAGCAGTAGAACAGTCCGGGGTAAAAAGACTTATCGTAGTAGGGGGAGCAGGTAGCCTTTATACTCCGGATAATATACAAATCGTAGACACACCTGATTTTCCGGATGCTTACAAGCCAGGTGCTACAGCAGCAAGAGATTATCTGAACAAAATCAAAGAAAACAACACGCTGGATTGGACATTCTTCAGCCCTGCAGTAGAAATGAACCCGGCAAATGTAGGAGAAAGAACAGGAAAATACAGAACATCATTAGAAACTCCGGTATTTGATGAAAACGGAAGAAGCCGTCTGTCTGTAGAAGATGTAGCCGTAGTTTTGGTAGATGAACTGGAACAGAACAACCATATCAGAGAACGTTTTACAGCTGCATATTAA
- a CDS encoding MBL fold metallo-hydrolase, translated as MIQKKLLSILTLLGFISIFAGNLKVKVYNPGTKAIFPITSTIIYGDKDAILVDAQFQKQYAEQLVKEIKATGKNLKTVFISHSDPDFYFGLDVIKKAFPNAKIISTAQTAYLISASKDDKMGVWKPQLKADAPSEIIVPEAAVSIPDLEGNKIEIRQNPEDPAHSFLWIPSIKTIAGGISVSIGSHLWMADTQNVKAIDQWIGQIDAMKALKPEQVVPSHFAELSTTPKSLDFVKSYLENYKQAVTENKTSSAVVDFMVKKYPDLHGKDELGMGAKVFFGEMAWDLKLPYPAIRNKVEVDFGAVKFLLDFKDNKTMTFTGTAGSSKNSTDTVEYTAVEVAKNVFMVYWYEPHLGFNVTHIQDYNQNIVYSNIAGPDGTFTHPKGTLKILK; from the coding sequence ATGATACAAAAGAAATTATTGTCGATATTAACGCTATTGGGATTTATCAGCATATTTGCCGGAAACCTTAAAGTAAAAGTGTATAATCCGGGAACCAAAGCTATTTTCCCGATTACTTCCACCATTATTTATGGAGATAAAGATGCCATACTTGTTGATGCTCAATTTCAGAAGCAATATGCAGAGCAGCTTGTGAAAGAAATAAAAGCAACAGGAAAGAACCTGAAAACAGTTTTTATCTCTCACAGCGACCCTGATTTTTATTTCGGGTTGGATGTCATCAAAAAAGCTTTTCCTAATGCAAAGATTATCTCAACAGCTCAGACAGCCTATTTGATATCAGCTTCAAAAGATGATAAAATGGGAGTATGGAAACCACAGTTGAAAGCAGATGCTCCATCAGAAATTATTGTTCCTGAAGCAGCTGTTTCAATTCCTGATCTTGAAGGAAACAAAATTGAAATCAGACAAAACCCGGAAGATCCGGCACATAGTTTTCTTTGGATTCCTTCCATCAAAACCATTGCGGGTGGTATTTCGGTTTCCATAGGCTCACACCTTTGGATGGCAGATACACAAAATGTGAAAGCAATTGATCAATGGATAGGACAGATTGATGCAATGAAAGCATTGAAGCCGGAGCAGGTTGTTCCTTCTCATTTTGCAGAACTTTCTACCACTCCAAAATCTCTTGATTTTGTGAAAAGCTATTTGGAAAACTATAAACAAGCAGTCACTGAAAACAAAACATCTTCTGCTGTTGTAGATTTTATGGTTAAAAAATATCCTGATCTTCATGGAAAAGATGAGCTGGGAATGGGAGCAAAAGTTTTTTTTGGCGAAATGGCTTGGGATCTGAAATTACCTTATCCGGCAATCAGGAATAAAGTGGAAGTTGATTTTGGAGCGGTGAAATTCCTTCTTGATTTTAAAGATAACAAAACAATGACGTTTACAGGAACAGCCGGAAGTTCAAAAAACAGTACAGATACTGTAGAATATACGGCTGTAGAAGTAGCGAAGAATGTTTTTATGGTGTATTGGTATGAGCCACATCTTGGCTTCAACGTAACCCATATTCAGGATTATAATCAAAATATAGTGTATTCAAATATTGCAGGTCCTGATGGTACATTTACCCATCCGAAAGGAACGCTTAAGATTTTGAAGTAA
- a CDS encoding M23 family metallopeptidase, producing the protein MKKFLSSKKNVNILLGGLLLVVFAQGVFIAKLFSERDDKTYEVNLVKINTEKDSVDYLKMKTDLTLVDQTVAQLNSFLKSKDITNEKLMMLNQDSISNSIYLSKQANRYSQYLMDLQKKLMQVPLGMPTDGYISSNFGVRKNPIPFKTVFASVKTSVATEAKPAVAAAPKPEVKAEPVEKIIELTDSYGNKREVKVMVTPKAAPVASASAPSTTKAVAGTTTTKTAAEKNNPPAEADQMQFHKGLDIAVAYGSDVRAAAAGTIIFSGQRGGYGNCVIVSHGNGLATLYGHLSQLVSKVNDKVKVGQVIAKSGNSGRSTGPHLHYEVHKNNTPINPKLFMNL; encoded by the coding sequence ATGAAAAAATTTCTAAGCAGCAAGAAGAACGTAAACATTCTCCTGGGAGGACTTTTACTAGTAGTTTTTGCACAAGGTGTCTTCATTGCGAAGCTCTTTTCTGAAAGAGACGACAAAACCTACGAAGTCAATCTTGTAAAAATAAACACTGAAAAAGACAGTGTAGATTATCTAAAAATGAAAACTGATCTTACGCTCGTAGATCAGACAGTGGCTCAACTCAACTCTTTCCTGAAGTCCAAAGACATTACCAACGAAAAACTGATGATGCTCAACCAGGACAGTATTTCAAATTCTATTTATCTTTCCAAACAGGCAAACCGATACAGCCAATATCTGATGGATCTTCAGAAAAAGCTGATGCAGGTTCCGTTGGGTATGCCTACAGACGGGTATATTTCCTCTAATTTTGGAGTGAGAAAAAATCCGATTCCATTCAAAACTGTTTTTGCGTCGGTAAAAACAAGTGTTGCAACGGAAGCAAAACCGGCAGTAGCTGCAGCTCCAAAGCCTGAAGTAAAAGCTGAACCTGTTGAGAAAATTATAGAACTTACAGACAGCTATGGAAATAAAAGGGAAGTAAAAGTAATGGTTACTCCAAAAGCAGCTCCTGTAGCGTCAGCATCAGCTCCTTCTACAACAAAAGCTGTGGCAGGAACTACAACAACTAAAACTGCTGCTGAAAAAAACAACCCGCCTGCAGAAGCTGACCAGATGCAGTTCCACAAAGGACTGGACATTGCCGTTGCCTATGGTTCTGATGTAAGAGCTGCCGCTGCTGGAACAATTATTTTTTCCGGACAGAGAGGGGGCTATGGAAACTGTGTGATTGTTTCTCACGGAAATGGATTGGCTACACTCTACGGACACTTATCACAGCTTGTATCTAAAGTAAATGATAAAGTAAAGGTAGGTCAGGTAATTGCTAAATCCGGAAATTCAGGACGTTCTACAGGTCCTCATCTTCATTATGAAGTCCACAAAAACAATACTCCGATTAATCCGAAATTGTTTATGAATCTATAA
- a CDS encoding NAD(P)H-dependent glycerol-3-phosphate dehydrogenase — MAKKKIISESSNPKKNKKDISVGVVGSGSFATAIVKMLVENCKVVHWCVRSEFVKGAIELRGHNPTYLTAAHFNLKSLKLTTDINELVSACDVIVLATPSIYLSDTLDKMTCDYSDKIFISAIKGIIPKVNDVVAHYLRDEFKIGFRNQAVIAGPCHAEEVAMERLSYLTIATVEDETAEKLEGIFSSDFIKVQTSKDILGNEYSAILKNIFAIGAGIASGLGYGDNFTAVFVSNAIREMETFLEAIYEAPRDVNESAYLGDLLVTAYSLFSRNRNLGNLIGKGYTVRSAIQSMNMVAEGYYAADSIYKTAKQKNLKLPIIDTVYAILYEGKNAEKQFKKLTAKLN; from the coding sequence ATGGCTAAAAAGAAAATTATTTCAGAATCTTCGAATCCAAAAAAGAATAAAAAGGATATTTCTGTAGGAGTTGTAGGGAGCGGAAGTTTTGCAACCGCTATCGTAAAAATGCTTGTTGAAAACTGTAAGGTTGTACACTGGTGTGTAAGAAGTGAATTTGTAAAAGGAGCCATTGAGCTCCGCGGACATAACCCGACTTATCTTACAGCTGCCCACTTTAATCTGAAAAGCTTAAAATTAACAACAGATATCAATGAACTGGTTTCTGCCTGTGACGTTATTGTGCTGGCAACTCCGTCCATCTACCTGTCTGATACACTGGACAAGATGACCTGTGATTATTCAGATAAGATCTTTATCTCTGCAATTAAAGGGATTATTCCTAAAGTAAATGATGTGGTAGCGCATTATCTGCGTGATGAATTTAAAATCGGGTTCAGAAATCAGGCGGTTATTGCAGGGCCTTGTCATGCAGAAGAGGTAGCGATGGAAAGACTTTCTTATCTTACCATTGCGACAGTAGAAGATGAAACGGCTGAAAAACTTGAAGGTATTTTCAGTTCAGATTTTATCAAAGTACAAACAAGTAAAGATATTTTAGGAAATGAATACAGTGCGATTCTTAAAAATATTTTTGCAATCGGAGCAGGAATCGCAAGTGGTTTAGGATATGGAGATAACTTCACGGCTGTTTTTGTTTCAAATGCAATCCGTGAAATGGAAACATTCCTGGAAGCCATCTATGAAGCACCAAGAGATGTGAATGAAAGTGCTTATCTGGGTGACCTTCTGGTGACTGCTTATTCACTTTTCTCAAGAAACAGAAACCTGGGGAATCTTATCGGAAAAGGATATACCGTGAGATCTGCCATTCAGTCTATGAATATGGTGGCGGAAGGATACTATGCAGCAGATTCTATTTATAAAACAGCAAAACAGAAAAATCTTAAACTTCCAATTATAGATACTGTTTACGCTATTCTTTATGAAGGTAAAAATGCTGAAAAACAGTTTAAAAAACTGACTGCAAAATTGAATTAA
- the mqo gene encoding malate dehydrogenase (quinone) yields the protein MSQSLTSRTPKPKYDVVLIGGGIMSATLATLLHEFDPNLEIAIFERLGRFAKESTAAWNNAGTGHSAFCELNYTPEKPDGSIDISKAESIAEQFEISKQFWAYLLTKGYIHEPKEFINSCPHMSLVFGEKDAEYLKKRHDKMAESVLFSGMEFSKDHEKLREWIPLVMSKRNQSEVMAATKMDMGTDVNFGTLTRKMGRHLLEDSNVEVFLYHEVKDIDAREDGKWEMKVKDRINSHKQEVVADFVFIGAGGYALPLLDSSDIKESEGYGGFPVSGQWLVSHNQELVEKHQAKVYTQATVDAPPMSVPHLDLRIIDGKKALLFGPFAGFSTKFLREGSYLDLPESVNTKNLKSLFGAWWHNIPLTKYLIQQVAMTKSQRMQHLREFVKDAKEDDWELKVAGQRVQVIKKDEKEGGKLEFGTEVVVNKSGTIASLLGASPGASTAVYAMLNVLEKCFPEKLHGEWKGKLLEMVPSYGQKLAENPDLTNEVRNYTKEKLELEY from the coding sequence ATGTCACAATCGCTTACAAGCAGAACACCGAAACCTAAATATGACGTTGTACTGATAGGCGGCGGAATCATGAGCGCCACTTTAGCAACGCTGCTTCATGAATTTGATCCAAATCTTGAAATTGCAATCTTTGAAAGACTTGGAAGATTTGCCAAAGAAAGTACAGCAGCATGGAACAACGCCGGAACAGGGCACTCCGCATTTTGTGAGCTAAATTATACCCCGGAAAAACCAGACGGGTCTATTGATATCTCCAAAGCAGAGAGCATTGCAGAACAGTTTGAAATTTCAAAACAATTCTGGGCCTATCTGCTCACCAAAGGCTATATTCATGAGCCCAAAGAATTTATCAATTCCTGCCCGCATATGAGTCTGGTATTCGGAGAAAAAGATGCTGAATATCTTAAAAAACGCCACGATAAAATGGCCGAATCTGTTCTTTTCTCAGGAATGGAATTTTCTAAAGATCATGAGAAACTGAGAGAGTGGATTCCTTTGGTAATGAGCAAAAGAAATCAGTCTGAAGTAATGGCTGCAACGAAGATGGATATGGGGACGGATGTGAACTTCGGAACACTGACAAGAAAAATGGGAAGACATCTTCTGGAAGATTCCAATGTTGAGGTTTTCTTATACCACGAAGTGAAAGATATTGATGCAAGAGAAGACGGAAAGTGGGAAATGAAGGTGAAAGACAGAATCAACAGCCACAAACAGGAAGTGGTGGCAGACTTTGTTTTCATTGGTGCCGGAGGGTATGCACTTCCGTTATTAGACAGTTCAGATATTAAAGAAAGTGAAGGTTACGGAGGTTTCCCGGTTTCCGGACAGTGGTTGGTAAGCCATAACCAGGAATTGGTGGAAAAGCACCAGGCTAAAGTATATACTCAGGCTACAGTAGATGCTCCTCCAATGTCTGTTCCACACCTTGATCTTAGAATTATTGATGGTAAGAAAGCTCTTCTTTTCGGACCTTTTGCAGGGTTCTCCACCAAATTCCTGAGAGAAGGAAGCTATCTTGACCTTCCTGAAAGTGTAAACACCAAAAATCTGAAATCCCTTTTTGGAGCATGGTGGCATAATATTCCTCTGACGAAATACCTGATCCAGCAAGTTGCAATGACGAAATCTCAAAGAATGCAGCATTTAAGAGAATTCGTTAAGGATGCCAAAGAAGATGACTGGGAATTGAAAGTAGCAGGTCAGAGAGTTCAGGTCATCAAAAAAGATGAAAAAGAAGGGGGGAAACTGGAATTCGGAACTGAAGTAGTTGTGAATAAGAGCGGGACCATTGCTTCTCTGCTGGGAGCTTCACCAGGTGCGTCTACAGCAGTATATGCCATGTTGAATGTACTGGAAAAATGTTTCCCGGAAAAATTACATGGCGAATGGAAAGGAAAACTGCTTGAAATGGTTCCTTCTTATGGACAAAAACTGGCTGAAAATCCTGACCTGACCAATGAGGTGAGAAATTATACAAAAGAAAAATTAGAATTAGAATATTAA
- a CDS encoding AadS family aminoglycoside 6-adenylyltransferase, with protein MKIREEKLKQIIHWAENNPDIRAVLLTSSLVNPYAPVDDLSDLDVELVFENRASYESGNEWIRLFGEPISMIEEADSVFEGKHAMKMVLYKDHVKVDFKLYQVSEFSKEINEENLPEDWDVGYKVLLDKDNLTKNLKPPTYQSVMIHKPTEKEFQQLFNDFWWDTTYVAKCLKRGDIFYAKFMSENVLRTDYLVPLIEWYIAANHNWNNITTNKHGRLFKQYLSPELWNKVEATFSGNDIEENWKALLACADLVHELGTSLAGKLHFIYPVKLEDDIRNYLTEIQSMP; from the coding sequence ATGAAAATAAGGGAAGAAAAACTGAAACAGATTATTCATTGGGCTGAAAACAATCCCGATATCCGTGCTGTTCTTCTGACCAGTTCATTGGTAAACCCTTATGCTCCCGTAGATGATTTAAGTGATCTGGATGTAGAACTTGTTTTTGAAAACAGGGCATCTTATGAATCAGGAAATGAATGGATCAGGCTTTTTGGTGAACCTATTTCTATGATTGAAGAAGCTGACAGTGTTTTTGAGGGAAAACATGCCATGAAAATGGTTTTGTATAAAGACCATGTGAAGGTTGATTTTAAGCTGTATCAGGTGTCAGAATTTAGTAAAGAAATCAATGAAGAAAATCTTCCCGAAGATTGGGATGTAGGGTATAAAGTTTTACTGGATAAAGATAATCTGACTAAAAACCTGAAACCTCCAACCTATCAGTCTGTCATGATCCATAAGCCTACGGAAAAAGAATTTCAACAGCTGTTCAATGATTTTTGGTGGGATACAACGTATGTGGCAAAATGCCTTAAACGCGGTGATATTTTTTATGCCAAATTTATGTCTGAAAATGTCCTGCGTACTGATTATCTTGTTCCTTTGATTGAATGGTATATTGCCGCGAATCATAACTGGAATAATATTACGACCAATAAGCATGGAAGACTTTTCAAACAATATTTATCCCCGGAATTATGGAATAAAGTGGAAGCTACATTCTCAGGAAATGATATTGAAGAAAACTGGAAAGCTTTGCTTGCCTGTGCCGATCTGGTACATGAACTGGGAACTTCTCTGGCAGGAAAACTTCATTTTATCTATCCGGTAAAACTGGAAGATGATATCCGCAATTATCTTACAGAAATACAATCAATGCCCTGA
- a CDS encoding GMC family oxidoreductase N-terminal domain-containing protein, with protein sequence MDRKNFIRTSALAISGFYFLQSELFRAAERKNSQIKENTDVPIVIIGSGYGGAVSALRLCEAGKKVVMLEMGLNWEKAGIPFSNLLKPGKSSAWLKKKSIAPFMNIFSLTPFTGILDRLDFEHINIWVGRGVGGGSLVNGGMAVTPKESYFKEVFPDLDPERFYNHYFPLVREELKVNVIDEQFLKDCPYYKFTRVGEEEAHKAGFKTMRVPNVYDFKYMEKEFRNEVPRSALNTEVIYGNNYGKNSLDKTYLRKALETGNLEILDLHHVQTIQLNDDKSYTLNVRQIDTSGILAADKVFHCKKLILSAGTMGTLQLLLQSHAENNFPLHEKVGKKWGNNGNFMTGRNWVQPLSGGTGAKQSTIPVGGIDNWEDPEHPFFTEIAPLPMGMDVATALYLLINRVDKKGEVAYNKASQSLTLNWDESNTVKMKENAQYFIRKMNKANGGTRSHLLFNNGFGADICYHPLGGCVLGEATNEFGKLKNHENLYVLDGSLIPGTIGVNPFVTITAIAEYCIENLIKQNEFA encoded by the coding sequence ATGGACAGAAAAAATTTCATCAGGACCAGTGCATTGGCTATATCAGGTTTCTATTTTCTTCAATCTGAATTGTTCCGGGCTGCGGAAAGAAAAAACAGCCAGATAAAAGAAAATACTGATGTTCCTATTGTGATCATTGGCAGCGGGTACGGAGGAGCTGTATCTGCATTACGTCTTTGTGAAGCCGGGAAAAAAGTAGTGATGCTTGAAATGGGTCTTAACTGGGAGAAAGCAGGAATTCCGTTTTCCAATCTGCTGAAACCCGGGAAAAGTTCAGCCTGGCTGAAAAAGAAAAGCATTGCCCCTTTCATGAATATTTTTTCTCTGACTCCTTTTACCGGGATATTGGACCGTCTGGATTTTGAACATATCAATATCTGGGTAGGAAGAGGCGTTGGCGGAGGTTCTCTGGTGAATGGCGGAATGGCTGTTACTCCCAAAGAAAGTTATTTCAAAGAAGTTTTTCCTGATCTTGATCCTGAAAGGTTTTACAATCATTATTTTCCTCTGGTACGGGAAGAACTCAAAGTAAATGTGATTGATGAACAGTTTCTGAAAGACTGCCCATATTATAAATTCACACGGGTAGGTGAAGAAGAGGCTCATAAAGCGGGTTTTAAAACCATGAGAGTTCCGAATGTGTATGATTTTAAGTATATGGAAAAAGAGTTCCGGAATGAAGTCCCCCGTTCTGCTCTTAATACCGAAGTGATCTATGGCAACAATTATGGGAAAAACAGTTTGGATAAAACCTATCTCAGAAAAGCACTGGAAACCGGCAATTTGGAAATCCTCGACCTTCATCATGTCCAAACGATACAACTTAATGATGATAAAAGCTATACATTAAATGTCCGCCAGATTGATACATCAGGTATCCTGGCTGCTGACAAAGTTTTCCACTGTAAAAAGCTGATTCTTTCTGCAGGAACAATGGGAACTTTACAGCTTCTGTTACAATCTCATGCAGAAAATAATTTCCCCCTCCATGAAAAGGTCGGAAAAAAATGGGGAAACAATGGGAATTTTATGACCGGAAGAAACTGGGTACAACCTTTGTCTGGCGGTACAGGAGCCAAGCAATCTACTATTCCGGTAGGTGGAATTGACAACTGGGAAGATCCGGAACATCCGTTTTTCACAGAAATTGCCCCCTTACCGATGGGAATGGATGTTGCTACCGCTTTATATCTGCTGATCAACAGAGTCGATAAAAAAGGAGAAGTTGCATACAATAAAGCCAGCCAATCCCTGACTTTGAACTGGGACGAAAGCAATACCGTCAAAATGAAAGAAAATGCCCAATATTTTATCCGGAAAATGAATAAAGCCAATGGCGGAACGAGAAGCCACCTGCTTTTCAATAATGGTTTTGGAGCTGATATCTGTTATCATCCGCTTGGAGGATGTGTTTTGGGTGAAGCTACCAACGAATTTGGAAAATTAAAAAATCATGAAAACCTGTATGTTCTGGATGGATCACTAATTCCCGGAACCATTGGTGTCAATCCGTTTGTAACCATTACTGCCATTGCAGAATACTGTATTGAAAACCTCATCAAACAAAATGAATTTGCCTGA
- a CDS encoding DUF1684 domain-containing protein — MKKYIVLFLLLPLWAFSQKTVSKEEKDVQKFQKELNAEYLNPKETPLRGDNFKNFKGHPFFPFDAKYRVTAKFVKSKDTKPFELPTSSGKTKTYQEYGKATFMLDDKPYTVTLYQSLALIKQDKYKDYLFLPFRDATNEKETYGGGKYMDLKIPKRNTIVLDFNQSYHPFCAYNAYDYNCPVVPEENKLPVEIRAGVMYEDIYHH, encoded by the coding sequence ATGAAAAAATATATAGTACTCTTTTTACTCCTTCCATTATGGGCTTTTTCTCAGAAAACAGTTTCAAAGGAAGAGAAAGATGTTCAGAAATTTCAGAAAGAACTCAATGCTGAATATCTGAATCCGAAAGAGACTCCATTAAGGGGAGATAACTTTAAAAACTTTAAAGGTCACCCTTTCTTTCCTTTTGATGCTAAATACAGAGTAACCGCAAAATTTGTTAAATCAAAAGATACTAAACCCTTTGAACTTCCTACTTCTTCAGGAAAAACAAAGACGTATCAGGAATATGGAAAAGCTACATTTATGCTGGATGATAAACCCTATACGGTTACCTTATATCAAAGCCTGGCTTTAATCAAGCAAGATAAATATAAAGACTATCTTTTTCTTCCGTTTCGTGATGCTACCAATGAAAAAGAAACCTATGGAGGAGGAAAATATATGGATTTAAAGATACCGAAACGAAATACGATTGTGCTTGATTTCAATCAGTCCTATCATCCTTTTTGTGCCTATAATGCTTACGATTACAATTGCCCTGTTGTTCCTGAGGAGAATAAACTTCCTGTGGAAATCCGTGCGGGAGTAATGTATGAAGATATTTACCATCATTAA
- a CDS encoding GNAT family N-acetyltransferase yields MIHLEFFKPEDLSGVSYALDENQMQFTATAQQALQSINERDDDDAFPITIFENELPVGFFVLDFGKDKFELTDDKTSVLLRSLSVNPQMQGKGIGKMAMLEVGNFVKTHFGDCNEIVLAVNQKNDSAYHIYLQSGYIFDGKTRIGRSGPQYLMYKKL; encoded by the coding sequence ATGATACATTTAGAATTCTTTAAACCAGAAGATCTTTCCGGAGTCAGTTATGCTTTGGATGAAAACCAGATGCAATTTACTGCGACAGCTCAACAGGCTTTGCAAAGTATCAACGAACGGGATGATGACGACGCATTTCCGATAACGATATTTGAAAATGAGCTGCCTGTCGGGTTTTTTGTACTTGATTTCGGGAAAGATAAATTTGAACTTACCGATGATAAAACATCAGTTTTACTGCGTTCTTTATCTGTAAATCCTCAGATGCAGGGGAAAGGAATAGGAAAAATGGCTATGCTGGAAGTAGGAAATTTTGTAAAAACCCACTTTGGAGATTGTAACGAAATTGTACTGGCAGTAAATCAGAAAAATGATTCCGCATACCATATTTATCTTCAGTCAGGATATATTTTTGACGGTAAAACCAGAATAGGAAGAAGCGGTCCTCAATATCTGATGTACAAAAAACTTTAA